Proteins co-encoded in one Cinclus cinclus chromosome Z, bCinCin1.1, whole genome shotgun sequence genomic window:
- the LYSMD3 gene encoding lysM and putative peptidoglycan-binding domain-containing protein 3, giving the protein MAGRGAGSGSQPPAVAQPLAGGHLYPFVSAESEGPEEEGEVSELRPRGREKVRWSASRDRLDDIVLLTKDIREGDTLNAIALQFCCSVADIKRVNNLLNDQDFFALRSVKIPVKKFSVLTETHKSPKGRPALRPVLCSPEVQETSLCDKFSANETAGNFLKEVDRDIEEIVKCNDTKRENLNEVVSALASQQMCFETDGKTKKCKDPYYGADWGIGWWTAVVIMLVIGIVTPVFYLLYYEVLVKADVSHHFPMESSHLFVTAVSHQKEIENGINPTNIMKVDNQGDLQH; this is encoded by the exons ATGGCCGGCAGAGGCGCCGGTAGCGGCTCGCAGCCGCCCGCCGTGGCTCAGCCGCTCGCCGGCGGTCACCTGTACCCCTTCGTGAGCGCGGAGAGCGAGGGGCCCGAGGAGGAAGGCGAGGTGTCGGAACTGCGGCCGCGGGGCAGGGAGAAGGTCCGGTGGAGCGCGTCGAGGGACAGGCTGGATGATATCGTCCTGTTGACGAAGGACATCCGGGAAGGGGACACGCTGAACGCGATCGCgctgcagttctgctgctcG gtTGCAGATATCAAGAGAGTTAACAATCTTCTCAACGATCAGGATTTTTTTGCCCTGAGGTCTGTCAAAATTCCAGTGAAAAAGTTCAGTGTCTTGACTGAAACCCACAAATCTCCAAAAGGAAGACCAGCTCTTCGACCTGTTCTGTGTTCCCCAGAAGTACAGGAAACATCTCTTTGTGATAAATTCTCTGCTAATGAGACTGCTGGCAACTTCCTAAAAGAAGTCGATCGAGATATAGAAGAAATAGTGAAGTGTAATGAcacaaagagagaaaatctgAATGAAGTTGTTTCTGCTTTAGCATCCCAACAGATGTGTTTTGAAACTGATGGTAAAACTAAAAAATGCAAGGATCCTTACTATGGAGCAGACTGGGGTATAGGATGGTGGACAGCAGTAGTGATTATGTTGGTTATTGGCATAGTAACTCCAGTTTTTTATCTCCTGTATTATGAAGTTCTAGTGAAAGCAGATGTCAGTCACCATTTCCCAATGGAATCTTCCCATTTGTTTGTCACAGCAGTATCACatcaaaaagaaatagaaaatggaataaatcCGACAAATATTATGAAAGTTGATAATCAAGGAGACCTTCAGCATTAA